In Citrus sinensis cultivar Valencia sweet orange chromosome 3, DVS_A1.0, whole genome shotgun sequence, the sequence ACCTGCTGAGAATAAACAAGCATTTGGAAATGAATGAGGACAGATCAGTGAGATAGCATTGAACGaaattcttcaaaatcaaCAAAGCCATCGCCATCTTTGTCAACACCTTTGATCATGCGCCTACAATCTTCAAGGGTGCATTTGTCACATCCTAGGTTGATCAGAACTCTTCTCAACTCCATAGCCGAGATTAATCCATTCttattaatatcaaaaatGAGGAAAGCGTCCATCAAATAATCTTCCTTGGGCTTGCCACCACTATCATCATGAACCGCATCCATAAATTCATCTACATCAATGAACCCGTCTCCATTATAGTCCATTTGCTTTAGCATTCCTTCAGCTTCCTTCGTAGCGTTTGACTTGTCACACCCTAGGCAAATGAGCACCTCACCCAGCTCTGACGAAGAAAGTTTCCCATCCCCATTTGAGTCCATCACTTTGAAAATTTGCCTAAACTGGCTGGACACTTCCATCATCGCAAAAGATGACGCTAAGGAATCAAAAATAGATGACAATAATAGTTTGTGTTTCGTTCTTTTTTTGATCAGTTGTcgaagaaagagtttcattcTCCGTCGTAAGGAGATCAAGCGGGTTTTGAAAAAACCAGACATTATTTTTGGGAAAAGAGACAGACacagaagaaaagaagacgAGATATGTTAATAGCAAGTGATAAGATGATATTTGCAATGTTGCATGTAGCGTGACCTTAATAATCTTTTGTGGCCACAAGGCTTTGGAATTCTCTTTCTTCACTTGCAAGTCTTTTTCACGATTATGGTCTTTGACTGAGTGTACTACCGAGTGAGTGTCCCCTTGCCCTTTGCCCCATTGCGTTTGGTGGATGCCAGCCAGCCAGCCAAATTGATGATAGTTTGGTTAAAGTTGCCGgcattatttcattttcaccCACTTTGCTGTCTCGGCAACTAGAGGATTGATTGGCCACGCTGACTTGGTTTTAATGCATTGGATTTTTATGGTCAAGTTCGGCCATGCAATACAGACGACTTGTGTTCAACTGCTTTCGGATGTGAATCCTGATGATGCCTTCCCACTAGGTGGTTTTGCCCGACTGCTTAAAACAgcttaaaaaaacaaacatacaAGGCAAAGACAACAACTGCttccaaaattcaacaatcaatcaaattaaGACATCTAAATATCGTTCGTTTATCGATCAACATTTTTCATTGCTCTGAAATtcttatattgaaaaaaacaTCTGACCA encodes:
- the LOC102630306 gene encoding probable calcium-binding protein CML23, whose translation is MSGFFKTRLISLRRRMKLFLRQLIKKRTKHKLLLSSIFDSLASSFAMMEVSSQFRQIFKVMDSNGDGKLSSSELGEVLICLGCDKSNATKEAEGMLKQMDYNGDGFIDVDEFMDAVHDDSGGKPKEDYLMDAFLIFDINKNGLISAMELRRVLINLGCDKCTLEDCRRMIKGVDKDGDGFVDFEEFRSMLSH